One genomic segment of bacterium includes these proteins:
- a CDS encoding Rne/Rng family ribonuclease, producing the protein MSKKMLINAAAEDQLRVAIVEDGLLQEVGMETSARGQISGNIYKAVVDRLDASLNAAFVDYGGERNGFLPADEVHPKWYKGQAKREGNGPPSIRKILERNQQIIVQVAQDPRGHKGALLTTFISFPGRFLVLMPYRAKNGVSRKIQDEQERTRLKKLLDEINPSEEMGFIARTAAESKSKNDLQREAKALRRLWQGIAEKAKKATPPALLYQESNLAIRTIRDYLSPDVEEILVDDPKLFEEIQEFFKATMPKAAKMVKLYKEKTPIFNKYQIEEQIESIHYPQVRLKSGGTIVITPTEALVAIDVNTGKTTLREDPETTAFKTNLEAAEEIARQLRLRDLGGLIVVDFIDMENKKHRAEVEKTLKEAFKKDKARVRISKISQFGLLEMSRQRLRPPLESRAFDPCPFCKGVGRVKSPEAHALQVLRKIQGAAAKKNLLRVEGELPQGTGWYLLNELRKDLAEMEKDFGIKILLDVRPGIPSQEAILRLYRLKKGEEGESMEEIQI; encoded by the coding sequence ATGTCCAAAAAAATGCTTATCAACGCGGCTGCTGAAGATCAGCTGAGGGTGGCCATAGTAGAAGACGGATTGCTCCAAGAAGTCGGAATGGAGACCAGCGCCCGGGGCCAGATTTCGGGCAACATATACAAGGCAGTGGTGGACAGGTTGGATGCGAGCCTCAATGCTGCCTTTGTGGACTATGGAGGGGAACGCAATGGCTTTTTGCCCGCAGATGAGGTCCATCCCAAATGGTACAAAGGGCAGGCAAAAAGAGAAGGAAACGGCCCTCCTTCCATCCGAAAGATCCTCGAGCGCAACCAGCAAATAATCGTTCAGGTGGCCCAGGACCCAAGAGGGCATAAAGGGGCGCTTCTTACTACCTTCATCTCCTTTCCTGGGCGTTTCCTGGTACTCATGCCCTACAGAGCAAAAAACGGGGTCTCCCGCAAGATCCAGGATGAGCAGGAGCGCACGCGCCTCAAGAAGCTCCTGGACGAAATCAATCCCTCAGAAGAGATGGGCTTCATAGCCAGGACAGCGGCTGAATCCAAGTCCAAGAATGACCTGCAAAGGGAGGCTAAGGCTTTGCGCAGATTGTGGCAGGGCATAGCCGAAAAGGCCAAGAAGGCCACCCCACCGGCTCTTCTTTACCAGGAGAGCAACCTGGCCATCAGGACCATCCGGGACTATCTCTCCCCAGACGTGGAAGAGATCCTGGTGGACGACCCCAAGCTTTTCGAGGAAATCCAGGAATTTTTTAAGGCCACCATGCCCAAGGCCGCCAAGATGGTGAAGCTTTACAAGGAGAAGACCCCGATATTCAACAAGTACCAAATCGAGGAACAGATAGAATCCATTCACTATCCCCAGGTTCGACTCAAATCAGGCGGCACCATAGTGATCACCCCCACCGAGGCCTTGGTGGCCATAGATGTCAACACGGGCAAGACAACCCTGCGGGAGGATCCGGAAACAACCGCTTTTAAGACCAACTTGGAGGCTGCAGAGGAGATAGCCAGGCAGCTCAGGTTGAGAGATCTGGGGGGCCTGATCGTGGTGGACTTCATAGACATGGAAAACAAGAAGCACAGGGCTGAGGTGGAAAAGACCTTGAAAGAGGCCTTCAAAAAGGACAAGGCCAGAGTCCGCATTTCCAAGATCTCCCAGTTTGGACTTCTGGAGATGTCCCGCCAGCGTCTGAGACCGCCTCTGGAGTCCAGGGCCTTTGATCCATGCCCATTTTGCAAGGGGGTCGGGCGTGTCAAATCCCCCGAAGCTCACGCTCTGCAGGTGCTTCGCAAGATCCAGGGAGCAGCAGCCAAGAAGAACCTGCTGAGAGTCGAAGGGGAACTGCCCCAAGGAACTGGCTGGTATCTTCTCAACGAGCTCAGAAAAGATCTGGCTGAAATGGAAAAGGACTTCGGCATAAAGATACTTTTGGATGTTAGGCCAGGAATTCCCTCCCAGGAAGCCATTCTTCGGCTATACCGCCTGAAAAAGGGAGAGGAGGGGGAGAGCATGGAGGAAATCCAGATCTGA
- a CDS encoding alpha/beta fold hydrolase, translating into MHQRISQGQHCFQVMAGGQPLAVVLQTPQGWPEVPCVVLCHGLLSSMESPKFKALAEALNQEGLAALLLDFRGCGKSGGSLKESTVSARVEDLSTATRFLAQSLEHKGPLGLMGSSMGGFVALLYAGMGKAVAAISVWAAPFDPLELEDLRTHPQTAQLGNSFFQDLRSHDLSKIKGKIKNLLVIHGEKDELIPISHAKRIYQLGCAPRQMYLIAQADHRFTHPAHRQEAISLTVKWFLRHMR; encoded by the coding sequence ATGCATCAGAGGATCTCTCAAGGGCAGCACTGCTTCCAGGTCATGGCAGGGGGGCAGCCCCTGGCAGTTGTGCTTCAGACACCCCAGGGATGGCCTGAAGTGCCCTGCGTGGTGCTTTGTCACGGACTCTTGAGCTCCATGGAAAGCCCCAAGTTCAAGGCCTTGGCCGAGGCTCTTAACCAGGAGGGGCTTGCTGCCCTGCTTTTGGATTTCAGGGGTTGCGGGAAAAGCGGTGGAAGTCTCAAGGAAAGCACGGTCTCGGCCCGTGTGGAGGACCTAAGCACAGCTACTAGATTCTTGGCTCAAAGCTTGGAGCACAAAGGACCCCTCGGGCTCATGGGAAGCAGCATGGGGGGGTTTGTGGCCCTTCTTTATGCTGGGATGGGAAAGGCTGTGGCTGCCATTTCTGTTTGGGCTGCCCCTTTTGACCCTCTGGAGCTGGAAGACTTGAGAACACATCCGCAAACTGCTCAGTTGGGAAATTCCTTTTTCCAGGACCTGAGATCACATGATCTTTCAAAGATCAAAGGCAAGATCAAGAATCTGCTTGTGATCCACGGGGAAAAAGACGAGCTGATCCCCATCTCCCATGCTAAGCGCATCTACCAACTAGGCTGTGCTCCCAGGCAGATGTATCTGATTGCCCAGGCCGACCACAGGTTCACCCATCCGGCGCACAGACAAGAGGCCATCAGCCTCACCGTAAAGTGGTTCTTGAGACACATGAGGTGA
- a CDS encoding PIG-L deacetylase family protein has translation MKIMAVMAHPDDAEVWAGGTLAKFTDMGHQAHIVVMTYDPQHHRGREALEGARRLGCSIDLMGMPDTGVRDTDQAADKLVQILGKQTPQILVVHNPDDTHPDHEASFLVARRALIRWYSGAQRPKIIPSIFAANTYRGMGLRGPVELDTFVEIYELWERKANALLAHQSQNPQAWIPRQKAMLEVLGARSGCQMAEGFRRLVLFGEPGCVPHLDPSLLTARNPSQE, from the coding sequence ATGAAAATAATGGCAGTGATGGCTCATCCTGACGATGCAGAGGTATGGGCCGGGGGTACTTTGGCAAAATTTACGGACATGGGGCACCAGGCTCACATAGTGGTCATGACATACGATCCCCAACACCACAGGGGAAGGGAAGCCTTGGAAGGAGCCCGAAGACTGGGCTGTTCCATAGATCTCATGGGTATGCCCGATACTGGTGTGAGGGATACTGACCAGGCCGCCGACAAGCTGGTACAAATCCTTGGAAAACAGACACCCCAGATCCTGGTTGTACACAACCCCGACGACACGCACCCGGATCATGAGGCCAGTTTCTTGGTGGCTCGAAGAGCTTTGATAAGGTGGTACTCGGGGGCACAGAGGCCCAAGATCATCCCTTCCATCTTTGCGGCTAACACGTACAGGGGCATGGGCCTAAGGGGCCCTGTGGAACTGGATACCTTTGTTGAGATTTATGAACTCTGGGAACGGAAAGCCAATGCCCTTCTGGCACACCAGAGTCAGAATCCTCAGGCCTGGATCCCCAGGCAAAAGGCCATGCTGGAAGTGCTGGGAGCCAGATCCGGGTGTCAGATGGCAGAGGGATTCAGACGCCTGGTCCTTTTTGGAGAGCCCGGGTGCGTACCCCACCTGGACCCGAGCCTGCTCACCGCCAGGAATCCCTCTCAGGAGTGA
- a CDS encoding TIGR03084 family metal-binding protein has product MKEILDDLKAEQEALLELLLQLKDSHWDLPSPAQGWTLRDCVSHIAHIDEVAVQILKGDLSPLEEAKRVLMGFNEIGVKRGRSMSSREILDWWERSRTEMLERLSGLDPKSRIPWFAMPMSAKAFATARLMETWAHGLDIFDAAGRVPKDTDRLRHVALLACLARPWAYQVNGLQPPSTALRVELRLPSGKLWSHGPEDAPELIRGSASEFCRVAVRRLHYQDTSLEAQGDEAKRFLQIAQTYAGLPGTGRSPKTSL; this is encoded by the coding sequence ATGAAAGAAATCTTGGATGACCTGAAGGCCGAACAGGAAGCCCTGTTGGAGTTGCTTTTGCAACTTAAGGATTCCCATTGGGATCTACCCAGCCCTGCCCAGGGATGGACCCTCAGAGATTGCGTTTCACACATAGCCCACATAGACGAGGTGGCGGTGCAGATCCTAAAAGGAGATCTTTCCCCTTTGGAAGAGGCCAAGAGGGTTCTCATGGGCTTCAATGAGATTGGAGTCAAGAGAGGAAGATCCATGAGCAGCCGGGAAATCCTGGATTGGTGGGAAAGATCCAGGACAGAGATGCTAGAGAGACTCTCGGGACTCGATCCCAAAAGCAGAATACCCTGGTTCGCCATGCCCATGAGTGCCAAGGCCTTTGCCACAGCCCGCTTGATGGAGACCTGGGCCCACGGCCTGGACATCTTTGATGCTGCTGGGCGCGTCCCCAAGGATACTGACCGGCTTCGCCATGTGGCTCTCCTGGCCTGCCTGGCCCGACCCTGGGCCTATCAGGTAAACGGACTGCAACCTCCATCCACAGCCCTGAGGGTTGAACTGCGTTTGCCATCTGGAAAGCTTTGGAGCCACGGGCCTGAGGACGCCCCTGAGTTGATTAGGGGTTCGGCTTCAGAGTTCTGCAGGGTGGCTGTGCGCAGACTGCATTACCAAGACACAAGCCTTGAGGCCCAGGGGGATGAGGCCAAGAGGTTTCTCCAGATCGCCCAGACCTACGCCGGGCTGCCAGGCACGGGAAGAAGTCCCAAAACAAGCCTTTGA
- a CDS encoding acyl-CoA dehydrogenase family protein, which produces MSDWLFQEEHRIFRQQAERWVLAELRPHADEWEQQGEFPLEVFQRAGELGFLAGGFPEQYGGAGGDFRYHVVLAEALAKSGSGGVGAGIGLHAFVALPAVSRFGTQEQKQRFLAPGILGQTIGAYAVTEPDAGSDVLNIKTRAFKSRDHWVISGSKTFITNGARADFYVVACKTAPELGHKGISQILVEKDRAGFRVSRRLEKLGWRTSDTAELAFEEVRVPLENLLGEEGRGFYQIMEGFQTERLVMAASSVAAARDCVEMTMGYAKQRHAFGQPIGSFQVIRHRFADMLTRLEAARQLVYHTVWLYVHGRECRKEVAMCKILACETAVDVADQCIQIHGGYGYMMEFPVQRIWRDLRIQPIGGGTSEIQREIIGRLLGL; this is translated from the coding sequence ATGAGCGACTGGTTATTCCAGGAGGAACACAGGATCTTCAGGCAGCAGGCCGAAAGATGGGTTCTTGCCGAGCTCAGGCCTCATGCTGATGAGTGGGAGCAGCAAGGGGAGTTTCCTTTGGAAGTATTTCAAAGAGCCGGGGAGCTGGGTTTTCTGGCCGGTGGGTTCCCGGAGCAATATGGTGGGGCCGGTGGAGATTTCCGATATCACGTTGTACTGGCTGAAGCCCTTGCCAAGAGCGGATCTGGAGGCGTGGGTGCTGGAATAGGTTTGCATGCTTTTGTTGCTCTTCCTGCAGTTTCCCGCTTTGGCACCCAGGAGCAGAAGCAACGCTTCCTGGCTCCTGGAATTCTGGGACAAACCATAGGGGCTTACGCGGTCACAGAACCTGATGCAGGCTCGGATGTGCTAAACATAAAGACACGGGCCTTCAAGAGCAGGGATCATTGGGTAATCAGTGGTTCCAAGACATTTATAACAAATGGTGCAAGGGCAGACTTCTACGTTGTGGCCTGCAAGACAGCCCCCGAACTGGGCCATAAAGGGATCTCGCAAATTCTTGTGGAGAAAGACAGAGCCGGATTCAGGGTTAGCCGCAGACTCGAGAAGCTGGGATGGCGCACCTCGGATACGGCTGAGTTGGCCTTTGAGGAGGTAAGGGTGCCCCTGGAGAACCTTCTGGGAGAAGAGGGAAGGGGGTTTTACCAGATAATGGAGGGGTTTCAGACAGAGAGACTGGTGATGGCCGCAAGCTCTGTGGCCGCAGCCCGAGATTGCGTGGAGATGACCATGGGCTACGCCAAGCAACGCCATGCCTTTGGCCAGCCCATAGGGAGTTTTCAGGTCATAAGACACCGCTTCGCTGACATGCTTACCCGCCTGGAGGCCGCCAGGCAGCTCGTATACCATACCGTTTGGCTGTATGTGCATGGCAGGGAATGCCGCAAGGAGGTGGCCATGTGCAAGATCTTGGCATGCGAAACAGCCGTGGATGTGGCGGATCAGTGCATCCAGATACATGGTGGATACGGCTACATGATGGAATTTCCAGTCCAGAGGATCTGGAGGGATTTGCGCATTCAGCCCATAGGGGGAGGAACTTCGGAAATTCAAAGGGAGATAATAGGAAGACTTCTGGGTCTGTGA